The Danio rerio strain Tuebingen ecotype United States chromosome 20, GRCz12tu, whole genome shotgun sequence genome contains the following window.
agctttaacatgtttcacaAAGCTGATCATCATTCTCAAATCAAATAACGCTGCAAACCtaacaaaaaaacattgcaaacaatttatgttgaattgaaacaaacaaattaaatttcctAATGTTCATccgtttgtttaaattcagcccaaataaactgtttacaaccacttaacataaagacttttagtaaatgcaaggaatcatctttgaatattttttttcagtgtatatctGAAGGCTAGATTTACTACTGTTGTAGACTATTTGACAAATCTGCCAAAGCTTTTCAGTCTTGAAGGATGTGAACAACACAAACAGCTGTAATATTACAAGCCTCTAAGCAGAGGTTTAAGTTTTTCATGAGGGCTCTGAACCAATCGCCATCTGGAGGGCAGGTTCTGCTGGTCGGGGCGGAGTTTTCTAGACTATTTAAAGTGCGGCGGTGCAAAGTATTCGAGAATCCAGTGTACCTTGGAGGACACGCGAGGGGGAGGAAAGCGCGTCTGTTTTGGAGACCTTGCGGAATACACACAGCACAAGCACCGATGGAGAGAAAGGACCATTAGCCATAGTCCTGGGGAAATACGCAGGTATGCGGTCACTCGAGGTGTTGTGTTGTGAACTTGTTAACGAGATCTCCGCGAGCAGTGCAACATCGACTCGCCCTCTGCCTCTTTGTGCTTGCGCTCTGCGCGACTGGCTTGTTTACGCAGCCAGGTGCGCGTGGTTCATTGTGTTGTGAGGTGACTACTATGGCTGTTTACCCAGACGGCGTTTTCGAGCGCGTCAGACTATTTCTAGTGTGACACTCACATAACCCTTTTGTATTTCAGAAGCAGTATTCCATGTCTCTCCTCTGCCCTGTTATTGATGGGAAACCAACTGGACCGGATCACCCACCTGAACTACAGCGAGCTACCCACCGGGGATCCATCGGGCATCGAGAAGGACGAGTTACGTGTTGGCGTGGCGTATTTCTTTTCCGATGAGGAGGAAGAGCTGGATGATCGATCGCAGTCGGACAGCTTTAAAGACAACAACAGCCCGAGCAAAGACGGTCCGGTTGCGCGCAACGAAATCGAGTACACGGCTTTCTGCTGCCAGGAATGTATTTACTCCAAACTGCGAGAAAACGAGGACCTGAATGTTTATTCGGTGAAAACTTTATTGACCATGTGCAAACCAGGGGATCTACTGGAGTTAGTGGCCAACGCACAACCCCCGCACTGGGCGATCTTCGAAGGGGAGGACCAGGTTATTCACCTTTACAAGGGGGAGATTCGCAAGGACAGCTTGTTTGAGATCAGCTGCGGTCGGCAGGCTAGGATAGTGAACAATCGGTACCGCTACCGGCCGCTGCCCGCTGATTTAGTGATGCAGAACGCGAGCGGGCACGTGGGGCTCAGCAGTGGCGAGATTTGCTGGACGAACTCGGAAAGTTTCGCAGCCTGGTGCCGTTTCGGCAAGCGGGAGTTTAAAGCGGGCGGGGAGGTGCACTCCGTCGAGCAGCGCTACTTTCTGAAGGTGCACCTGTCCGAGAGCACCGCGCACACGCTCATGTTCCGCAGCCTGGAGGAGATGATACGCGAGAGACGGCGCGTGGACGCCAGCGGCATCCTGAAGGAGCTGTCGCTGGTGACCGGCAAGGAATGAGCGCTTGGGACTCTCTGCATGCCTTGAGCAAGGGCTGCCTATACCTTCGTTTCAGGACTTTGGGAGGGTTGTTGCGTATTTGTGTGAACATGTTTTGGCAAAGACAACGCCCCTTTTGGTTGTGCTGTGAGAACCGATGGCCCCACTAAAGTCACCCAGTAcctttaaaaaggaaaaagatAAACCATAAGGTGAGCCCTCATCACAGATATCGCCCATGAACCTCAGCCCCTCTCAAATTCGCACCCGAGCCCTGCTGCGGCAGATGGTGACCACGACGCGTTCATGTCTGTGGCAAGCCGTTTTGACATTTACTCCTTATAACTAATATGTTGTGTTTAATACTACTATTCTTATATGTTCTAGTGCCTATTCCAGTTGTTAGCAAAATCTGTAGTCATACTAGTGATTGAAACCATCTCTTCGACTAGTCATAACATATGACCAGTGAAAAGCAAATGTTATTAAGACAACTGAGATATAAGGCCTAATGGAAACTGGTTAAAATCGGTCTAATAAATGGTTACTAAGCAAACTGCATAGTTATCTGAAACACAGATCCACAAATGGAAATTGTGTATCGTTAGGAATAATTGGTTTGCAGGAAAATACTAGTTGAATGGTGGATAATTGGTGAAACTGGTTTCACTTCTTGCTCATAACTTGATAAAACGAATACTGGTAACCTAAACACTTTAATTAGTTTAAAGGAATAATTGTGAAACAACTTGCCACATGTATCTTATTTGACTGAACTCGAGagctttaataatattaaacgtGGAGCTCTGGTATTGCGCATCTGTCCAGCTGCATTAGTTCCTCTAAGCCCCTACAGGCGACAACACACGagcctttgttttcattctgttaCCAACAAATGCAGCGAACATTCTTCTGTTTTTGGAGTCCATATTTTTGTATTTCAGTTAGTAcgtttaaaaaactgtttttatttaaataaacgtaGATTGCCCTATGAAAAATGCGTTGGTCTCCAGCATACTTCTTTGCATACTGTTTTGCCAGTGTATAATGCCATAAGCGAGCACGTGCTGGCTGAGGCAAACTCACGCGAGACAGATGCATTGTAATTCAACACATCAGCCTTCTGTATTGTTCACAGCATCGACCATCCCTTCATTTGATTTTGAAGGATTTATTTCCGCCAGTAAGGCGGTCGTTTGTTATCATTGCTGCATTAGTATGCCTTATGGGCAGCTGCTGATGCATGGAGACATCGTCCTTTTGTTCCAGACTTGTTATTGTTGATAATCACCAATGTTACTCTTAGGAGACATTatcttcttattttttattttttaactgccTCTAAGGTATTTAATTCTACAGGCTACTTGCTCTATGTAACTGTAATTATACATTTCAACTTTACAGCTGCACTGCTTGTGCTACAAAAACCATACATTCAAATTAACTGCAGTCTCCATTTTTTGCTGCAAGGTTTGCATTGAGTAATAGGAgagctgtgtatatgtgtgtgaatagacaCTGTAGCAGCAGTAAATATGGTCATGCTCTGTTTGTTTTCCTATTAGAGGCTGTAGGCTGCAGTTGGGATCATTTATGCTTTATGTTCAGTGGGGCTTGATTGGCCCACAGGTCTGTGTTGCTGGACCCTTTACAAAATCTGTGCTGGCCAACACTAACAAGTCATTCTGAAAATCGGTATGTATCTCTTGCAAAGCTGAAGTCCACTATACAGGCTTCGCTTTTGTGCTGCGGTTCAACAATGTAGCTGTGAGTTGTGCATTGATTTATACGTTGCAGCCAGAGAGAATCGGTTCTAAAATTTCACCCATGCTGAAATATTTACCAGGCTAGTTCCTCTAGTGTGCGTTCAACATTTGTATTCATTCCACACATACACCCCTTATGGCCTATTCTCTTTGTGCACCTCTTTTCCAGGTCACAATGTTAATCACAAGTCCTCATCACTCGCAACATGTTTTGTCAGGTGTGCCAGTTTGAGCCGTTAATATGGAAAGCGGGTGATTGTACAGATGAATGAAAACAAGTAGGGCAGGTTTCTAAAGGCTTGGGATATAATACTCACCAACTGTCAGATGAGTTCACAGTAAATGTTACAAGCTTGGGGGTGAATTACACTTTTTACATGGCTAAATCCAGTCCAACCAGGCTAATTAATGAGCTGAAAGTGTAGCATTGGGTGTTTTTCCAACGAATTATCTTCCATTTTAGTGCAAATTTGCCTCTTTTCTGTTTAAATTAGGCTCattatttcaaacctttataagatTGTGAATTAATGAGTTTTTCTGCCTCCTTCAGacaacttattttgtgtttaacagaagaaagaacctcttaaaggtttgaaaccacttgtgggtgagtaaatagtgaggtaattttaattttggggtgaactatcccttaaaaaaacaaattttacaaaTTAGATTGACTTGTGTACATTTTCTATAAATTATGACAGAAAAATATCATAACCAAGCTTTTTAAATATGCACCATAATAAAACACACTTGTGTAGATAAAGATGGAGTGGTTCTGTAAACTCAGAACTAAACCAAAAGCCTTGTTAGCATATATATTTACACCGTACTGACAAATAGGGCTACGGAATAGCAGAATTTAACACCCACGCCCTCATTTCTTGAACCTAGTGTGTGTCATTTCCATGTCTCCACCACATTGTTGTTAATCAATCCCAGCAGCCCCAGTAACCCACTTTTTTTTTCACTAGACCATTTGTGGAATCCCCTTCCTTGACACTAGCCCACCCCGCGCCTCATTTTCCCTTCCTCTAAGCATGACAATCTGTCACCTGTACCAACACCTTTTTTTCTAAAGCTGGAAATTTAGGATAGTGGGGCAGCAGGCTATATGTGGAGAATGAGGACAGGATTGAAGGAGCGATTGGGCTGAGGGAGTAGATGTTGCCAACATGAGCTGAACAGAATATCTTTAGCCTGAAACAAAGTCTGCCTCTTGGTGATATGCCATATGTGTGCTGTCCTGTTTTGTGTGTCACACTTCGTAACCTGTTACTGGGGAAACCTCAGCCAGTCATTTGGCTTGCGTCTACTGAATATTGTTTTACTAGATGCCCAGAGAGAGGATGAATGCATATCCAGACACTTTAACGGAGGGCACTGTTGTTTTTACATTGATTAAAGAACTAATGATAATGCATTTGCTTCTGCTGAGGGAGAATTATGCATAGCATCTGCGCTCTGCAGAAATCCTGCTTCCTTCTCAGACTTGATCGGATATTCATTTAAACCAGCAGGCTAGCTGGTAATCTGGCCTCAGGAGAAGTATTCAgactcatttgtttttgtttttttcccttcattttcttttcgtcaaTTACATTTCACAGTGAAGTTAAATTATTTGTCTAGAATCATGTAATATTGCTGAAATCATGGTGCACTTAAAAACTACCTTGGAATTTAGGTTTTTGTCATGGTCCAGGGGCTTcgctatagattttttttactagAATATAAGATGCAGCTAAATATCGCCGGGCtccaatatataataaattaatgaaaagagAGTGAAACTCTTATGTGTCAATGGCATATGCTGACTTTTAAATGATTTTCAATCAAGTCATGCGTTTTCTATTAGCAGAACTGGTGATGCCGGAACAGTCTCATTTGATCTAATCGGTTGAACAGGTTTGCAAAAGGGTCGGAAACGGTTCACTTTGTTTGATTCATTTGTAGAGTTCACTCATGCACTTAATTATTTGTAGGGGCTTCTCACATCAAAATAGCAAAGGAATATTTTATAAGTTGGAAACTTGTTGCTGCTgcctttaattgttttcaaacAAAAGTCTTATAGCACATGCAGTTTGTGTATGACTATTTATATCCATAAACAGttcaattattaaaatacaggctttttcattattattattttacaggaGACATGTGCCACATTAGTGCAGAGTGAATAGAAAAGCCCCTGCTGTAATATCAGTTATAAACAATATACATATTTCTATATTAGAGTACTTTATACGTCTGTTTATCATATCATGTAACCTAAATCTAAATAAGGCTCCgtttaaacatttgaaaatgttttgagCTTTTCCAAAAATAGCAAGTTGAAAAAAACCTTTCATTGGCTTGATTTCATAGACTCAAAGATGTTCACAGCCACAAAAGAAAACAGACTATTTAAAGACACCAAAACCAGGTACTCATACATTTAGCTGTAATGTACCAAAACGCATGGTAAAAATCATAGCTGTCATCTGAGATCTTTATTACTTGCTTTTTTCTGGTTTAAACGTCATGCAGTATGCAACTGACAATTTAAAATGCAATTGATACCAGGTTGTTACCTTGTAAAACTCCATTATTAAATGCTGTGGTCAGCAATGGGAAGTTACAAAGTACAGACACTTACTTACTTTTCATGCGTACCTTTTATCTTGTATCAGTACTGTACTTCTTTATATTTTTCTGACAACTGTTTACTCGTTGACATCAATGTCTGCACTTTCTACTTAACATTTTTAAACCAGGCTTGTTGCTTTATTTCTAATTTGCTTGGTGTTGgcacggtggctaagtggttagtaTGGTTATCTTataacaagaaggtcactgatttaaAGCCTGGCTGGACCAGGAGGCAttttggtgtggagtttgcatgttttccttagGGTTGCACAATAGCAGAAtccggtaccaatcgatactgaagttttaaaaacatccatttcctgctaacgtTTGAGCGCTGCTGAGCTCATTCTTAAACAATGCTGATTTTCCATTGTGTTCTATTGCTGAGccgaaatgactgtgattggctgtgatggTCATCAGGTCACCGatctcaccgctgtttactgactgtaaccacagatacagggacactttAGCGTTTTAAAGTCGCAATTGATCAGCAGATTgcttgtatgtcagcttatagacactaaccagctgatcgatgtgactttaaaacactccaatgtccctgtatctgtggttacactcagtaaacagcggtgagtttggtgaactgatgaactTTAGGGCCAATGACAGGTATTTCTGTTGAAATCAGTGTCGTGTAAGAACGTGCTCAGTAGCGCTTAAATGTTAgggggaaatggatgtttttaaaactttagtaCCAATTGGCACCAAATTCCAGAATCGTGACCACCCTAGTTTTTTTCCCGTATCTGAGTGGGTTTTGttcaggtgctcaggtttcccccacagtcaaagatATGTGATATAGGTTAATTGGTTAAACTGAATTGCCTATAGTGTATGATTGGGATACTGCGTTTCCCTGCATTGTAGGTTGTACTCCTATCACTGGGTTGCggttagaagggcatccactgtgtaaaacaattgccagagaaattggcagttcattccactgtggcgaattAATAAGTCAAAGTAAAGTCAGTAAGTGCTAGAATGATCGCTATAATTTTTTTGGATTGCacaatttttacacatttttttttattgtcacagTGCACCTGCATGGCTTTTTCAGCTAGGTTAACATGCAATGTTGGCTAGTAGGTTAGTTTATGAAGCTAACATTGAGCAGAAAGTAAACAACACTAGAGAATGTGGATGAGACAGAGGGAGTCAGCAATGTAAAGATGACTGATCATAAACAGACATTTATGATCACCCATGGGGAAATCTAAGATGTTTTAAATTGTTGCCGTTAAAAAGGATTCCTGACAGATGCGCTGTGAACTATCAACCTACAAAACATGAAGTGCTTAATTGAAAGAATTCACAGTCGACTTTGAGAAGGCACATATACAAATTATTTTTGTATATgtgcaaaaatatacaaaaactattttttttataatctccagaacaaaccatcattatacaataacttgcctaattaccctaacctgtctagttaacctaaataacctagttaagactttaaatgtcaatttaagctgtatagaagtgtcttgaaacatatctagtcaaatattacttactgtcatttatgcaaagataaaacaaatcagttattagaaatcagttattaaaactattatttttagaaatgtgttgaaaaaatcctctctccattaaacagaaattgggggaaaaataaacgggggctaataattctgacttcaactctatattttCTGCATAGATACAGATAATCAGAGTTTTATGTAAATCTCTACGGCGCATCCATAATGATTCTGTACTGTTGCAGCTTATTTGAGATGAATTCACTGTGTCAAGACACGGTGAACTGGCCAGAGCAGGAGTGGGTATAGGGGATCCTTAGAGAGTAGATTAGACTCTAGGTCATGTCATATTATAGGCTCTTTTTATAATTCCACCGCATAATGCACCACATTGCAGAATTCAGCAAATTCTGTTTCACGCTTCTGAGCGAGAGACCGCTGCTGGCTGTGAAAGAGCGCTGTCTGATAAAAATTCAAACAGAGTTCCAGAAAGCATCTACAATGACTCAACAAAATCAACATATAGTGTGCGAGGCGAGCAGCTAGCGAAGGCTTGGAtttgaaaatgctgaaaactttatttttttatgttttcttatCGATCATCATGTCTGGGTGAGTGCAGGTATGTTAGATTGAAGAAAGGCTCTCAAAGGTGGCCAGTGGAGGCTGTTTGATATGTTGTGCCACCTGTAGAACAATGTGGTAGATTGTTTACACAACCCCCAACAGCCTTATTATGTTAATGCTTTGTGTTCTTATGCGAGTCTCTGTAGACCCCTGACGGTCCCGTTTTATGTTTATTCTGCTCCTACTAAGCTCACGTTGGCTTACGCCAGGCCACGCCAAAGTTCTCACTCTGCACCCAATTACTGTAGAAGTGTTTGCTCCTCTTGCTGTCTCCCTCTGTACCATGCTGTGAACATGGACAGCGATGGCATGGGAAAAACAGCCTGCTTCATGAAAAATGACAGttctcctttaaaaaaatatgaagcaATTTCTCACCAATCTTTCTATGGTTTGGATCAGAAGTGGCCTGCTTCTTTTGTGTGGTGAACTGAGACTCCTGTGTTGTTGAATCTTGGGGAAATGTGGAGATTTCCTAGCTGCTGGTGATGGTGAAGCATTGTTGATTTTAGTCATATAGGAaggaaaaatctgaatttttaattattattattattatgattatgattattattattattattatttgtttctctaaGGTAGAAATGAAATCAGCTGCAAAGCAAATCTATTCTTTATTATGCTTTtcagattgattgatttattagcTTTCATTTAGAATCTTTTTAGATGTGTGCAAAGCCAAATACATGTGTCCTGAAAatgcggtaacactttacaatacgggACATGTATTTATctagtacagcatttatttatagttcaacatttatttatgaaaaataattatgttctgtacaaacaaaacaaattttagaAACGtaatatttattatgcattttgaaatattgcataTGCAATTCTTAATAGAAACACCAAGATGTGTATAAACTCTGAAAATGcgcgcaaaaaaaacaaaaaagccttTTGCACACATCTGATAAACTACATTAGAAACACATTTGCCAAAAATACCCCTCATGCCCATGTGATTTTGATTAAATGAAGTGCGATGGGACGGCAATTATGGACAAACCAAACCTTGTGTTTCATCCTCTAAGgaacaagtaatttattatatcaGAAAAAAAGTCCACAGGACTGATTTTGTACTAAAAATGCAGTAGCACTTTACAATATGGGACATGTAAGTAATTCATGTTAATTGCTAATGAATAATGTTAGTttagtatttactaacatgaaagatgcttgtacagcatttattaatagtttaaaatttactaatgcattattaaaactagggctgcacaatgttgaaaaatctgacattgcaatattttcttttgctgcgatatatacagttgaagtcagaattattaacctctctttgattctttttttttcctttttttaaatatttcccaaacgatgtttaacagagcaaggaaattttcacagtatgtctgataatattttttcttctggagaaagtcttatttgttgtatttcggcaagaaaaaaagcagtttttagtttttaaaaaaactttttagagtaaaaattattagaccctttaagccaTTTTTCCCggcagtctacagaacaaaccatcgttatacaataacttgcctaattacccttacctgcctagttaacctaattaaccccgttaagcctttaaat
Protein-coding sequences here:
- the lratd1 gene encoding protein LRATD1: MGNQLDRITHLNYSELPTGDPSGIEKDELRVGVAYFFSDEEEELDDRSQSDSFKDNNSPSKDGPVARNEIEYTAFCCQECIYSKLRENEDLNVYSVKTLLTMCKPGDLLELVANAQPPHWAIFEGEDQVIHLYKGEIRKDSLFEISCGRQARIVNNRYRYRPLPADLVMQNASGHVGLSSGEICWTNSESFAAWCRFGKREFKAGGEVHSVEQRYFLKVHLSESTAHTLMFRSLEEMIRERRRVDASGILKELSLVTGKE